In candidate division KSB1 bacterium, a single window of DNA contains:
- a CDS encoding methylated-DNA--[protein]-cysteine S-methyltransferase, producing the protein MSEKFHQLSLDYQRIEQAIIFLEKNFHHQPTLKEIADSVYVSEYHFQRLFSSWVGISPKRFLQYLTKEYAKRLLKESRNVLDVSFETGLSSPGRLHDLFVNCEAVTPGEFKDQGEGLRIEYGIHPTPFGDILLATTARGICWLSFVKKEGPEQEIQNLQKSWPKGELCENASETKKLANRVFAISYNGSSKPQSFNLFLKGTNFQIKVWEALLKIPAGQVVSYEDVAAYIGKPKAVRAVANAVGSNPIPFIIPCHRVIRKIGEFGGYAGGTARKKALLGWEAARYQSV; encoded by the coding sequence ATGTCTGAGAAATTTCATCAGTTATCTTTGGATTACCAGCGAATCGAGCAAGCCATTATTTTCCTGGAAAAGAATTTTCATCACCAACCCACCTTAAAGGAAATCGCAGATAGTGTCTATGTCAGTGAATACCATTTTCAGCGTCTTTTCAGTAGTTGGGTCGGCATAAGTCCCAAGCGGTTTTTACAATATTTAACCAAGGAGTACGCCAAAAGGCTGTTAAAGGAATCAAGAAATGTTTTAGATGTGAGTTTTGAAACCGGCTTGTCAAGTCCCGGGCGGCTGCACGATTTGTTTGTAAATTGCGAAGCAGTAACTCCCGGAGAGTTCAAGGATCAGGGTGAAGGACTTCGTATTGAATATGGAATTCATCCGACTCCCTTTGGCGATATTTTGCTGGCAACAACCGCACGTGGTATTTGCTGGCTTTCTTTCGTCAAGAAAGAAGGTCCGGAGCAAGAGATTCAAAACCTCCAAAAAAGCTGGCCAAAAGGAGAACTTTGCGAAAATGCTTCAGAAACAAAAAAACTGGCCAATAGGGTGTTTGCCATCTCATATAATGGCAGCAGCAAGCCCCAATCTTTCAATTTGTTCTTGAAAGGAACCAATTTCCAAATTAAGGTTTGGGAGGCTTTGCTTAAAATTCCCGCTGGACAAGTCGTGTCTTATGAGGACGTTGCAGCTTATATTGGCAAACCCAAAGCTGTCCGTGCTGTCGCCAATGCTGTGGGCAGCAATCCGATTCCCTTTATCATTCCATGTCATAGAGTCATTCGAAAAATCGGTGAGTTTGGCGGTTACGCCGGCGGGACCGCACGTAAGAAGGCGCTGCTTGGATGGGAAGCGGCGAGGTATCAAAGTGTTTGA